A stretch of Lentibacillus sp. JNUCC-1 DNA encodes these proteins:
- the deoC gene encoding deoxyribose-phosphate aldolase yields MQKELAKYIDHTALKPGTTSNEIDQLVQEAAKYEFASVCINPYWVKRCYDQLKNTSVKVCTVIGFPLGATATEAKAFEVKTAIEHGATEVDMVINVGELKAGHDENVQTDIAEVVKAAKNQALVKVIIETSLLTEEEKIRACQLSKAAGADFVKTSTGFSGGGATAEDIKLMRATVGPEMGVKASGGVRDRETALAMIENGATRIGASAGIAIVEGGTGESTY; encoded by the coding sequence ATGCAAAAGGAACTTGCTAAGTACATTGATCACACCGCATTAAAACCAGGTACAACTTCAAACGAGATCGATCAGTTAGTTCAAGAAGCTGCAAAATACGAATTTGCTTCAGTTTGCATAAACCCTTATTGGGTGAAAAGATGTTATGATCAATTAAAAAACACATCGGTAAAAGTGTGTACGGTTATCGGTTTTCCTTTGGGTGCCACAGCTACGGAAGCTAAAGCATTTGAAGTGAAAACAGCCATCGAACATGGTGCTACTGAAGTCGATATGGTCATCAATGTCGGAGAACTGAAAGCCGGCCATGATGAAAACGTCCAAACCGATATTGCCGAGGTGGTAAAAGCCGCTAAAAATCAGGCGCTGGTTAAAGTCATTATCGAAACATCTTTATTAACTGAAGAAGAAAAAATTCGTGCCTGTCAATTGTCGAAAGCAGCAGGAGCCGATTTTGTTAAAACTTCAACAGGCTTTTCAGGGGGAGGCGCGACAGCTGAAGATATTAAGCTGATGCGTGCTACAGTAGGACCGGAGATGGGCGTCAAAGCTTCTGGAGGCGTGCGCGATAGAGAAACAGCACTTGCTATGATAGAAAATGGTGCGACACGAATCGGTGCCAGTGCAGGTATTGCTATCGTAGAAGGTGGAACTGGAGAATCAACTTATTAA
- the rpsU gene encoding 30S ribosomal protein S21 gives MSNTTRVRKNESLEDALRRFKRNVSKSGTLSEYRKREYYEKPSVRRKKKSEAARKRK, from the coding sequence ATGTCAAATACAACTCGCGTTCGTAAAAACGAGTCTCTTGAAGATGCTCTTCGTCGCTTTAAGCGTAATGTATCAAAAAGTGGTACATTATCTGAATATCGCAAGCGTGAATACTATGAAAAGCCCAGTGTTCGCCGCAAGAAGAAATCAGAGGCTGCCAGAAAGCGCAAATAA
- a CDS encoding GatB/YqeY domain-containing protein, giving the protein MTLLEELNQDMKQAMKDKDKEKLSVIRMVKASLQNEAINTGKDSLSKEEELTILSRELKQRKDSLQEFKNAGRDDLVEKLDKEIQILTKYMPEQLSPEELDLMVQQTIEEVNATSPKDMGKVMSAIMPKTKGKADGALVNQLVQKHLKQ; this is encoded by the coding sequence ATGACATTGTTGGAAGAATTGAATCAGGATATGAAACAGGCAATGAAAGATAAAGACAAAGAAAAGTTGAGCGTCATTCGTATGGTGAAAGCTTCATTGCAAAATGAGGCAATTAACACCGGGAAAGATTCTCTTTCCAAAGAAGAAGAGCTCACAATACTCTCAAGAGAATTGAAGCAACGAAAAGATTCCCTCCAGGAGTTTAAAAATGCAGGACGAGATGATCTGGTTGAAAAGCTCGATAAAGAAATTCAAATCCTGACAAAATACATGCCTGAACAACTTTCTCCTGAAGAATTGGATCTAATGGTTCAACAAACCATCGAAGAAGTTAATGCAACTTCACCAAAAGACATGGGGAAAGTCATGAGCGCCATCATGCCGAAAACAAAAGGCAAAGCTGACGGTGCCCTGGTTAACCAACTGGTACAAAAGCATTTAAAACAATGA
- the yqfC gene encoding sporulation protein YqfC → MKKWQQFKPWLNQHLDLPSDTLLEVPRITAIGQFHVYIENHKGLILYTDQKLVLKSDQGEIQITGQGFVIKMMLPEELLLEGQIESIQFIETP, encoded by the coding sequence TTGAAAAAATGGCAGCAGTTTAAACCATGGCTCAATCAACATTTGGATCTTCCGTCAGATACACTGCTGGAAGTCCCCCGGATTACTGCAATTGGACAATTCCACGTTTACATAGAAAATCATAAAGGTTTAATCCTTTACACCGATCAAAAACTGGTTCTTAAATCAGATCAGGGGGAGATCCAAATTACAGGTCAGGGATTTGTTATAAAAATGATGCTTCCGGAAGAATTATTGCTTGAAGGTCAGATCGAAAGTATTCAATTCATTGAAACGCCTTAG
- the yqfD gene encoding sporulation protein YqfD, with protein sequence MRQIQATFLTGYVTIRVYGGYPERFFQKLSLNGIQIWDVKKEQEMVCTGKMRLNDVKRMRSFRRGTHYKVSFQDKKGLPIMINNILRKRALVIALVMSAALVFILSNMVWKIEINNVSKELEEKIDTSLSKYGIREGSWALSLDAPNVIQRKLIEDIPDLLWIGVSKKGTTYFFEGVEKIVVEEEEAPSPRNLIASKNGVIENMYVSKGLPLVHVNDFVNKGDLLVAGELQFGEEDDEEDSAPKSKVAADGEIIARTWYKTTVTVPMKTNTEKLTGEHKRQYALKFGETKLPIWGFKKPDYQTMHQDIQEHPLYFLKWKLPITFQKTIISETEQKTETRTRDEAMQIGKKQATKELQLQLGPKAEIVSSKVLHESVGRGKVKLIIYLTVKEDITETQPLTQGD encoded by the coding sequence ATGCGGCAGATACAAGCAACATTTTTGACAGGGTATGTGACGATCCGAGTCTATGGCGGATATCCTGAACGGTTTTTCCAAAAACTATCCCTAAACGGTATACAGATATGGGATGTTAAAAAAGAACAAGAGATGGTCTGTACCGGGAAGATGCGCTTAAATGATGTAAAACGAATGCGGTCTTTTAGAAGGGGCACCCACTACAAAGTATCTTTCCAAGATAAAAAAGGATTGCCGATTATGATCAATAATATATTGCGTAAACGTGCACTTGTCATAGCGCTTGTGATGAGTGCAGCACTCGTGTTTATTTTATCTAACATGGTTTGGAAAATTGAGATCAATAACGTCTCAAAAGAACTGGAAGAAAAGATTGACACCTCGCTGTCCAAGTACGGTATACGCGAGGGGAGCTGGGCATTGTCCCTTGATGCTCCAAATGTGATCCAGCGGAAGCTTATTGAAGATATTCCGGATTTGTTGTGGATTGGTGTGTCAAAAAAAGGGACAACCTATTTCTTTGAAGGTGTGGAGAAAATAGTGGTTGAAGAGGAAGAAGCCCCATCCCCACGGAATTTGATCGCCAGTAAAAATGGTGTGATCGAGAACATGTATGTGTCCAAGGGGCTTCCGCTTGTACATGTTAATGATTTTGTGAATAAAGGAGATCTTCTTGTAGCGGGAGAGTTGCAGTTTGGTGAAGAAGATGATGAAGAGGATAGCGCGCCCAAAAGTAAAGTCGCTGCGGATGGTGAAATTATAGCCAGAACATGGTATAAAACAACGGTAACTGTGCCTATGAAAACAAATACAGAAAAATTGACAGGTGAACACAAACGGCAGTATGCCCTTAAGTTTGGCGAGACGAAACTTCCAATATGGGGCTTTAAAAAACCGGATTATCAAACAATGCACCAAGATATTCAAGAGCACCCGTTATATTTTTTAAAGTGGAAACTCCCAATTACTTTCCAAAAGACCATCATCAGCGAAACAGAGCAAAAAACTGAAACAAGAACACGTGATGAGGCCATGCAAATCGGAAAAAAACAGGCCACTAAAGAATTGCAACTCCAGCTTGGTCCAAAAGCAGAGATTGTATCAAGTAAAGTTTTGCATGAATCTGTCGGGCGTGGTAAAGTTAAACTAATCATATATTTAACTGTAAAAGAAGATATAACTGAAACACAACCCCTAACTCAAGGAGATTGA
- a CDS encoding PhoH family protein, translating into MSENLHAIDLSLSSASEALALFGTNDKYLKHLEEQLNVSIVTRGEKISVSGAEQDVTHVQNILLKLLDIIRKGLTITERDVVYAVDLAKAGKIDQFETLFEDVITKTHKGKAIRVKTLGQKKYVNAIKSNDLVFGIGPAGTGKTYLAVVMAIHALKNGTIKRVILTRPAVEAGESLGFLPGDLKEKVDPYLRPLYDALHDVLGTEHTARLIEREVIEIAPLAYMRGRTLDDAFVILDEAQNTTPEQMKMFLTRLGFGSKMIITGDITQVDLPKGTTSGLRVASSTLATVKGLDFVYLDQTDVVRHPLVQRIIDAYEKENK; encoded by the coding sequence ATGTCAGAAAATCTGCATGCCATTGATCTGAGTCTATCCAGTGCGTCAGAAGCTTTGGCACTGTTTGGAACAAATGATAAGTATTTAAAACATCTTGAAGAGCAATTAAACGTGTCGATTGTAACACGTGGAGAAAAAATCAGCGTATCTGGTGCTGAACAAGACGTTACGCATGTTCAGAATATTCTCCTGAAGCTGCTGGATATCATTCGAAAAGGTTTAACGATTACAGAACGTGACGTGGTATATGCTGTGGATCTAGCCAAAGCAGGTAAGATCGATCAGTTTGAAACGTTATTTGAAGATGTGATCACCAAAACCCATAAGGGCAAAGCAATTCGTGTGAAAACATTAGGCCAAAAAAAATATGTGAATGCTATTAAATCAAATGACCTTGTATTTGGAATTGGCCCTGCCGGAACTGGAAAGACGTATTTGGCGGTTGTAATGGCCATTCATGCACTTAAAAATGGAACAATCAAACGCGTGATTTTAACCAGACCGGCGGTTGAAGCCGGTGAAAGCCTGGGCTTTTTGCCTGGTGACCTAAAAGAAAAAGTCGATCCGTATTTGCGCCCATTGTATGACGCTTTGCATGATGTGCTGGGCACAGAGCACACGGCACGATTAATTGAACGTGAAGTGATTGAAATTGCTCCGCTTGCATACATGCGCGGAAGAACGCTTGATGATGCTTTCGTTATCTTAGATGAAGCACAAAACACAACTCCGGAACAAATGAAGATGTTTCTGACACGACTCGGTTTCGGCTCGAAAATGATCATAACAGGTGATATTACCCAAGTTGACCTGCCTAAGGGGACGACATCCGGGCTCCGTGTTGCAAGCAGTACACTCGCCACCGTCAAAGGGCTGGATTTTGTATACCTCGATCAGACAGACGTTGTCAGGCATCCGTTGGTTCAGCGGATTATTGATGCATATGAAAAAGAAAATAAATGA
- a CDS encoding HD family phosphohydrolase: MKKAVAWINHIKTKWLTIVLPVLILGFIIFFATLNNVYTQTYDIERFTIAKETIRSPITVENEPETERKMRETVQSVEDRYTISNEVTEERIAYVEEIFDAITKLESETTIAAEKKTGETKFVQLTTEEKVERLKQVLSSSIVQSVSDGTLHALIETSPKARSEGEKVFIRILSDTLDKGVRAQHIQTTTNEVQQHIKYANLESGMIQVLSELSDFAVTENAFYDAEKTMQARKDAAAGVEPEVIRAGEVIVREGHRITNETFEELQLAGLLNKDRNLFPVIGLVLLIVLVMSVLSYEMNLLSVKNQLDRGTVITILVVSVMSIALMKVVSLYTNEVNQLFYIVPVATGVLLAKQLIHERLAIVLAVLYAVVGSVIFNSEIPGSLNFEAGIYFLFSQLGAIMCLVNVKDRLSIVRAGIGMTLVNVSAVMLFIFLSFEKYAWSDLIVQGGYGVASAFLSAVLTLGLMPFFETSLGILSDIKLLSLANPNHPLLRKILMEAPGTYHHSLMVANLSEAACEAVGANGLLARVGAYYHDIGKTVRPQFFIENQMGIKNPHDQIDPQESADIIISHPYDGANMLKEYRMPKEIIAISREHHGTTLLKYFYYKEKEISKHADETRFRYPGPKPQTKESAIICICDSVEAAVRSMEAPTEQKIEDTVSAIINDRLMEGQLIDCPLTMKDLNKIQTAVCETLKGMFHSRIQYPMEEAT, from the coding sequence ATGAAAAAGGCTGTGGCTTGGATAAATCACATTAAAACGAAATGGCTGACCATTGTTTTACCTGTTTTAATTTTGGGTTTTATTATCTTTTTTGCGACACTGAACAATGTGTATACTCAAACGTATGATATTGAACGCTTCACAATTGCAAAAGAAACGATACGCTCTCCAATTACTGTAGAAAATGAACCGGAAACAGAACGCAAAATGCGGGAAACAGTCCAGTCTGTTGAGGATCGGTATACGATTTCAAATGAAGTAACCGAGGAAAGAATTGCTTATGTCGAAGAAATATTTGATGCGATCACAAAACTGGAAAGTGAAACAACGATTGCAGCTGAAAAGAAAACAGGCGAAACTAAATTTGTGCAATTAACGACTGAGGAAAAGGTAGAGCGTCTTAAACAGGTCTTATCCAGTAGCATTGTTCAGTCTGTCAGTGATGGAACCCTGCATGCGTTAATTGAGACATCTCCAAAGGCCCGAAGCGAAGGGGAAAAAGTCTTCATTCGTATTTTGTCTGATACCCTTGACAAAGGCGTAAGAGCACAACATATCCAAACGACAACAAATGAAGTCCAGCAGCATATTAAATATGCGAACCTGGAAAGCGGAATGATCCAGGTTTTATCTGAGTTAAGTGATTTTGCAGTTACGGAAAATGCTTTTTATGACGCAGAAAAAACCATGCAAGCTCGAAAAGACGCCGCAGCTGGTGTAGAACCTGAAGTTATAAGAGCAGGCGAGGTCATTGTAAGAGAAGGCCATCGCATTACGAACGAGACTTTTGAAGAACTGCAGCTTGCGGGATTGCTTAACAAGGACCGCAACCTGTTTCCGGTGATTGGTCTTGTATTGCTGATTGTATTGGTTATGAGTGTTTTATCTTATGAGATGAACCTGCTTTCAGTAAAAAATCAGCTTGATAGAGGCACTGTTATAACAATTCTTGTCGTCAGTGTGATGAGTATCGCCTTAATGAAAGTGGTAAGCTTATATACAAATGAGGTGAATCAGCTGTTTTATATAGTGCCTGTGGCTACAGGTGTCCTTCTTGCTAAACAATTGATTCACGAACGACTTGCCATCGTTCTTGCCGTTTTGTATGCTGTAGTTGGAAGTGTGATTTTCAATTCTGAAATCCCTGGTTCCCTTAATTTTGAAGCAGGTATTTACTTTTTGTTTTCTCAATTGGGTGCGATTATGTGCCTTGTCAACGTGAAAGATCGACTTTCTATTGTCAGAGCGGGTATCGGAATGACACTTGTAAATGTGTCTGCTGTTATGTTATTTATATTTCTGTCATTTGAAAAGTATGCCTGGAGCGACTTAATTGTTCAAGGTGGATATGGCGTGGCTTCCGCTTTCTTGTCCGCGGTATTGACACTCGGATTAATGCCATTTTTTGAAACCTCACTGGGGATCTTATCGGATATTAAGTTACTTTCTCTGGCAAACCCGAACCACCCTTTATTAAGGAAAATTCTGATGGAGGCTCCTGGAACTTATCACCATTCACTCATGGTGGCCAATCTAAGTGAAGCAGCTTGTGAAGCTGTGGGGGCCAATGGACTGCTTGCAAGAGTTGGTGCTTACTATCATGATATAGGCAAAACCGTTCGGCCTCAGTTTTTCATTGAAAATCAAATGGGGATTAAAAATCCTCATGATCAGATTGACCCACAAGAAAGTGCAGACATTATTATAAGCCATCCTTATGACGGGGCTAATATGTTGAAAGAATACCGTATGCCAAAAGAGATTATTGCGATTTCCAGAGAGCACCACGGAACGACATTATTGAAGTATTTTTACTATAAAGAGAAGGAAATCTCAAAACACGCAGATGAAACCCGTTTTCGTTACCCTGGCCCCAAACCTCAAACGAAAGAATCGGCGATCATATGTATTTGTGATTCGGTAGAGGCAGCAGTGAGATCCATGGAAGCTCCGACTGAACAGAAGATTGAAGATACTGTTTCTGCAATTATCAATGACAGACTCATGGAAGGACAATTAATCGATTGTCCCCTGACAATGAAAGATTTAAACAAAATACAGACAGCTGTATGCGAAACACTAAAAGGCATGTTTCATTCCCGTATACAGTATCCAATGGAGGAGGCAACATAA
- the ybeY gene encoding rRNA maturation RNase YbeY, which translates to MHIDIHDQTQSVTADTVDSIQQLLLFAAKEEQIPREAEISVNFVDDTDIQALNRNYRQLDRPTDVLSFALQDAVDEEMTVNDEADIPLALGDIVISVDTAKRQANEYEHSIKRELCFLALHGFLHLLGYDHMNEEDEQRMNNRQNALLGTFGIER; encoded by the coding sequence ATGCATATTGATATTCATGATCAGACACAGTCCGTAACTGCAGACACAGTGGATTCGATTCAGCAGCTTCTATTATTCGCCGCTAAAGAAGAGCAGATTCCAAGAGAGGCGGAGATTTCTGTTAATTTTGTGGATGACACAGACATTCAAGCGCTCAACAGGAACTACCGACAGCTTGATCGTCCTACAGATGTTTTATCTTTTGCGTTGCAAGATGCCGTGGATGAAGAAATGACAGTTAATGACGAAGCTGACATTCCACTCGCTCTTGGCGATATTGTCATTTCAGTCGACACTGCTAAGCGTCAGGCGAATGAATATGAGCACTCCATTAAGCGCGAACTGTGTTTTTTAGCATTGCATGGTTTTCTGCATTTGCTTGGGTATGATCATATGAACGAAGAAGATGAACAAAGGATGAACAACAGACAAAACGCCTTGCTGGGAACGTTTGGCATTGAGCGCTAA
- a CDS encoding diacylglycerol kinase family protein has product MSAKSKKRGIGLSFALQGIGQAIKKERNMKIHVAAAISALIMGVLLKLNSIEWIVLVLVIALVVVVEMLNTCIEVIMDLIKPEYHIMTKYIKDMAAGAVLVAAIAAAVTGLILFAPKLIEFVLL; this is encoded by the coding sequence TTGAGCGCTAAATCAAAGAAACGGGGCATAGGACTATCATTTGCACTTCAAGGCATCGGACAAGCCATTAAGAAAGAACGTAATATGAAAATACATGTCGCAGCTGCTATAAGCGCTCTTATAATGGGGGTTCTGCTTAAGCTCAACAGTATTGAATGGATCGTGCTTGTGCTTGTTATTGCTTTGGTTGTAGTAGTTGAAATGCTCAATACATGTATTGAGGTTATAATGGATTTGATTAAACCAGAATACCACATCATGACGAAGTATATAAAAGACATGGCCGCTGGTGCTGTGCTTGTGGCAGCGATAGCAGCTGCCGTGACCGGGTTGATCTTGTTTGCGCCGAAGTTAATAGAGTTTGTATTGTTGTAA
- the era gene encoding GTPase Era, translating into MSQEHKSGFISIIGRPNVGKSTFLNAVIGQKIAIMSDKPQTTRNKIQGVVTQEEAQFVFIDTPGIHKPKHQLGDFMVKTAQSTLNEVDAVLFMINAEEGYGRGDQFIIDKLQTIETPVFLIINKIDLVTPEALFELIEQYKDKLPFAEIVPISASEGNNLAHLLDVLKSYLPEGPQYYPVDQVTDHPERFIMSELIREKVLELTKEEIPHSIAVVIEGIEQKREDLVHVQAVIMTERKSQKGILIGKGGVMLKNIGKRARLDIETLLGTKVYLELWVKVQKDWRNKAAQLRDFGYDEERY; encoded by the coding sequence ATGTCGCAAGAACATAAATCGGGATTTATTTCAATTATAGGCAGACCTAATGTTGGGAAATCAACATTTCTAAATGCTGTGATTGGACAAAAGATTGCTATTATGAGTGATAAGCCCCAAACGACCCGTAACAAAATCCAAGGGGTTGTGACACAAGAAGAAGCTCAGTTTGTATTTATAGACACACCTGGTATACATAAGCCAAAACATCAGCTTGGAGATTTCATGGTCAAGACAGCACAAAGCACCCTTAATGAGGTTGATGCTGTTTTGTTTATGATCAATGCAGAAGAAGGGTATGGCAGAGGTGATCAATTCATTATTGATAAATTACAGACTATTGAAACCCCTGTTTTTCTCATCATTAATAAAATTGACTTGGTGACACCTGAAGCATTATTTGAACTAATAGAGCAATACAAAGATAAGCTCCCTTTTGCAGAAATTGTTCCGATTTCGGCTTCAGAGGGCAACAACCTAGCTCATTTGCTGGATGTTCTCAAATCGTATTTGCCCGAAGGCCCCCAGTACTACCCGGTTGATCAGGTGACTGACCATCCGGAACGATTTATCATGAGTGAATTGATCAGAGAAAAAGTACTTGAATTAACAAAAGAAGAAATTCCCCACTCAATTGCAGTTGTCATAGAAGGAATCGAACAGAAACGAGAAGACCTGGTACATGTGCAAGCAGTAATTATGACAGAACGAAAATCACAAAAAGGCATATTAATTGGCAAGGGTGGCGTTATGCTTAAAAATATAGGTAAGCGCGCCCGCCTTGATATCGAAACCCTACTTGGCACTAAAGTGTATTTAGAACTGTGGGTGAAAGTTCAAAAAGACTGGAGAAACAAAGCTGCTCAACTCCGTGATTTCGGCTATGATGAAGAACGCTATTAG
- a CDS encoding YqzL family protein codes for MIDLTWQVFSQTGNIETYLLMKELENENEMTVIKSQTQYRQTPLSD; via the coding sequence GTGATTGATTTGACTTGGCAAGTGTTCAGTCAGACAGGAAACATTGAAACCTATTTACTCATGAAAGAGCTGGAGAATGAAAACGAAATGACGGTCATAAAGAGTCAAACTCAATATCGGCAAACACCATTATCGGATTAA
- the glyQ gene encoding glycine--tRNA ligase subunit alpha: MNIQDMILTLQSYWSKQNCILMQSYDVEKGAGTMSPMTLLRSLGPEPWNVAYVEPSRRPDDGRYGQNPNRLYQHHQFQVVMKPSPDNIQDLYLDSLKALGIDPLEHDIRFVEDNWENPTLGAAGLGWEVWLDGMEITQFTYFQQIGGLEASPVSVELTYGIERLASYIQDRENVFDLEWTEGVTVADIFMQPEYEHSVYTFELSDSNMLFDLFTMYEREANRIMEKGLVFPAYDYVLKCSHTFNLLDARGVISTTERTGYIGRVRKLAREIAKAYVAERERLGFPMLKKEEA; encoded by the coding sequence ATGAATATTCAAGATATGATTTTGACGCTTCAGTCGTATTGGTCAAAACAGAATTGCATTTTAATGCAGTCGTATGATGTTGAAAAGGGTGCCGGGACGATGTCGCCTATGACTTTATTGCGCAGCCTCGGTCCGGAACCATGGAATGTTGCATATGTTGAACCATCGAGACGTCCTGATGACGGTCGATATGGTCAAAATCCAAACAGGCTATACCAGCATCACCAATTCCAAGTCGTGATGAAGCCCTCTCCAGATAACATTCAAGATCTGTACCTGGATTCGTTAAAAGCACTTGGAATTGACCCCTTGGAGCATGACATCCGGTTTGTTGAAGACAATTGGGAAAATCCAACTCTCGGGGCTGCTGGTCTTGGTTGGGAAGTCTGGCTTGATGGTATGGAGATCACTCAATTTACTTATTTTCAGCAGATTGGAGGACTTGAAGCAAGTCCGGTCTCTGTTGAACTTACATATGGAATTGAGCGACTGGCCTCCTATATACAAGACAGAGAAAATGTTTTCGATCTAGAATGGACAGAAGGTGTAACTGTAGCAGATATATTTATGCAGCCGGAATACGAGCATTCTGTTTATACATTCGAACTGTCGGATTCTAATATGCTTTTCGATCTGTTTACCATGTATGAACGTGAAGCGAATCGAATCATGGAAAAAGGGCTTGTTTTCCCTGCTTATGATTATGTGCTTAAGTGTTCTCACACATTTAATTTGCTGGATGCGAGAGGCGTGATCTCAACTACAGAACGAACCGGCTATATTGGTCGCGTGCGCAAGCTTGCTCGTGAGATTGCCAAAGCCTATGTTGCTGAGCGGGAGCGTCTTGGATTCCCGATGCTCAAAAAGGAGGAAGCGTAG